The Aquipuribacter hungaricus DNA window GCCCCGGGGACCGCTGGGCACCGGGCCGGCCGCCGCGCCCCGTCCCGCCGTCGTCCGGGCGGACGCCGTCCAGGAAGCGCGAGGGCCGCCTCGCCCCCCGGGAGCCAGGGGTGCGGGCGCGGGCCCACGACAGGTGGACGACCTCGCGGGCGCGGGTGACCGCGACGTAGAGCAGGCGGCGCTCTTCCTCCAGGGCGGCGGGCGTGGCGGCCATGGCGATCGGCAGCGTCCCGTCGGCGAGCCCCGGCAGCAGGACGACGTCCCACTCCAGGCCCTTGGCGGCGTGGATGGTCGCGAGCGTCACGCCGTCGAGCACGGGCGCGTGCTGCTGCGCGGCCCGCTGCTCCAGGTCGGCCACCAGCGCCGGCAGGCCGGCCGACGCGTCGTGGGCGACGAGCCGGCGGGCGTGGTCGACGATCGCCGCCAGCGACTCCCACCGGTCCCGGACCTGCCCCCGCCCCGACGGCGGCTCCGGCGACCAGCCCGCGGTCGACAGGACGTCCGTGACGACGTCCACCAGCGCGGGGCCGCCGCTGCCTGCCCCGCCGTCGCCCGTCCCGGCACCGCCCGCCCCGCCCGTCCCGGTGTCGCCCGCCCCGGCGTCCCGGGCGGTCTTGGCGGCCCCGCGCAGCAGCACGACGGCCTCGCGCACCTCGCGCCGGGAGAAGAACCGGTCCGCGCCGCGCACCAGGTAGGGCACGCCGCGGTCGCCCAGGGCCTGCTCGAGCACCTCGAGCTGGCCGTTGGTCCGCACGAGCACGGCGACCCCGGCCGCCCGGACGCCGCGGGCGAGCAGGTCGACGACGCGCTGGGCGACCGCCTCGGCCTCGGCGACATCGTCCTCGTGCTCGGTGAAGCTCGGCCGCCCGAGGTCCGGCACCGGGACCGGGGACGCGACCTGGGTCCCCTCGCCCCCCGGGACGCCGGGCGCCGAGGGCTGCGTGCCGTGGACGCCGGGCGCGGCGGCCTCCTCGTGCGCGGCCGGGCGGACGGCGCGCAG harbors:
- a CDS encoding 3'-5' exonuclease, which encodes LRAVRPAAHEEAAAPGVHGTQPSAPGVPGGEGTQVASPVPVPDLGRPSFTEHEDDVAEAEAVAQRVVDLLARGVRAAGVAVLVRTNGQLEVLEQALGDRGVPYLVRGADRFFSRREVREAVVLLRGAAKTARDAGAGDTGTGGAGGAGTGDGGAGSGGPALVDVVTDVLSTAGWSPEPPSGRGQVRDRWESLAAIVDHARRLVAHDASAGLPALVADLEQRAAQQHAPVLDGVTLATIHAAKGLEWDVVLLPGLADGTLPIAMAATPAALEEERRLLYVAVTRAREVVHLSWARARTPGSRGARRPSRFLDGVRPDDGGTGRGGRPGAQRSPG